The Nostoc sp. NIES-3756 DNA window ACCAAATCCCAAACACCAGTGCGTGAGTATATGTTTTTGGGCGGTTTCATCATGCTGACCAGTGCTAGCATCATCGCAATCATGAGCGTGTTTTAAGATTAAAGAATTAAAATTTTAATCAAATAAAATTTACAAAACTTCACTCAATTATGAGTGGAGTTTTTAAGTTTGTTTGCAAGTTTTATAAAAGGGAAACCCACCTCTAGCCCCTCCCAGGAGGGGAACAGGGAGCAGGGGAGAAAAACAGCTGTCAACTGAATAATGACTATTGACTATGGACTGTTGACTATGGACTATTGACTATGGACTATTGACTAGCGACATAACCATGACTGAAGGGAAAATCATACTCAAACCTGAAATATTGTGGCATCGGGTAAAACAACAGACAGAATATGCGTTAAATTGTGGTGCGCTACTATCGATACCGACGGAATTTGAATTTGTCGAACAGAATGGGGTTTACTTTTTAGTCAGGATTTTATCTAATCTTGCTCGGAAGAATGCAGCGAAAAAAAAGCAGAACAAGCAAGCTGCGGCTGGCAAGGATTTTAATCCCTTTCTGCCTTACGAGCAGGATTTATTTGTGGCAGATATCTCCGACACTCACGTATGTATATTGAATAAATTTAATGTTGTTGACTATCACTTACTAATTATTACCCGCCATTTTGAAGAACAGGAAAGCTTGCTGACGCTAGAAGATTTTGCTGCTATGTGGGCTTGTCTAGCTGGGATGGATGGTTTAGCTTTTTACAATAGCGGGAAAATTGCAGGTGCTAGCCAAAGACATAAACATTTGCAACTAGTACCATTACCGTTTACAGCATCACAATCGCAGATACCCATTGCACCACTATTATCATCAGCAAATCATGATGCGATCGCAACTATACCAGGACTACCATTCATCCATGCTTTCGCTAACTTACAACCTTATTGGGTAGACTCTCCGTTAACAGGGGCGAAAACAACTTTGGAAATTTACCATAACTTACTACGTGCCGTAGGTTTAAAAGCCGATGGTGATATACTATTTGGTGCTTACAACTTATTAGCTACAAAAGAGTGGATGTTGATTGTACCGCGATCGCAAGAACACTTCCAATCCATTTCCGTCAACTCCTTAGGATTCGCTGGTGCTTTGTTAGTTAAAAACGAATTAGAAATGCAACTCCTCAAACAACACGGGCCGATGAATATTCTGAAGGAAGTTGGGATTAGTCAATAGTCCATAGTCAATAGTCCATAGTCAAAAGGCAGAACTTTTGAATTTTGAATTGGTATCACGCCTGTCTCCCACTCTCCCCTTTCACCACCGCCGAGGCTATCAAATGAGCTAGGCGTAGGGCTTCGGGAACGTGGCCGCAGTCTGTGAGTTGTTCTAGAACTTGGGCTGTGACTCCAGCATCAGCACCGCAAACTTGAAAATAAAATGGTGGATGTTCGTATACAGTACCAGCACGATGCAAAACTTCTAGGCGTTTGTCTGGGTATGGTAGTCTTTGCATAGCGTGGATGATAGCAGTTAGTCTAGGTTGCTTTCGCATCACAGCAATGCAAGGACGTTCTAGTCGTTCTGCTAATAAGGGCAAGTCAACTATATTAAAACCACCTAAAGAAATCCCATCCAACAAAACTACATGAATTTGGGAGAGAAATTTACCTCCTATGAGTAATTGACACAGAGCGTCTGTTGCGTTCCAGCCGTCAGCGTCTATTTCCCCCCAAACCATACCCTCAAACCGGGTTCCGGCACAAATGACTCCTGCAACTCCCACAGGTTGAGCCGTATGCCTGACAAATGGCGCATCATCAAAACCTATAGCGCGGATTTTACGACGATTTCGTAGCAGATGTTCTAGTTCCATGATGTTTGCCTACGGCAGAGGCAAAATAATCATACACTCATCTAATCTAAATTTACTCTTTAGGTGCTAAAACTATGCTTTCTTCTCAAGGTATAAAGTATGTGTAGATAACAGAAAATATATTTAGAGAGAAATTTCTATGGCAACTTACCAAGAAACCATAACTAACGACGAACGCATTGAAGAACTAATTTCCGAAAAAACTAGCATTAATCATGTAGAAATCATTGAAAATGTCATCGATTCTCTAGAACAAGATGATAGTGCAATGGTGAGCCACACTCCAGAGGGTGGTTATCTATGGAAGTTCAAATATGGCACTGTAGAAGTATTTGTCCAACTGACTGGAAAAACCGATGAAGACACCATTACAGTTTGGTCAACTGTTCTCCAGTTACCAGCTAAGGATGAACCAAAGTTATTGCGTCATCTGTTGGAGTTGAACTGTTCCGGCACTTTTGAAGCCCGTTTTGGCATTATTGACAATCAAGTAGTGGTTATTTCTATCCGCACCCTGGCGGAAATATCTCCTGGGGAAGTCTCACGGCTGATTACTATCGTGGCTACAGTCGCCGATAACAATGACGAAGCCTTACAATCAGAATTTGGTGCAGCTTAAGTAGTTATAAACTCCTGATGGGTAGCAAGCAGTGGCGACTGATTCCTTTATTGGATGCTTCCGGTAGTGTGCAGATGGCTATTGACCGTTGGTTATTAGAACAGCATCAATCTGGTAAACATCCACCAACTCTGCGATTTTATACTTGGTCGCCACCGGCTATTTCCCTTGGTTATCATCAACGCCAATATCCTCAGCATTGGAACAATTTAACTTGGCGAGGTCAAAAATTAGATTTAGTGCGTCGTCCTACTGGTGGTAGGGCAGTATTACATCAAGGTGATTTAACTTATGCTGTGGTAACATCTGGCTTGCCTAGTAATCGTGTTGCAGCATACCAAAAGATTTGTGAATTTTTAATCCAAGGATGGAAAGCGATCGCCATAGAATTAACCTATGGTACAGCCGGGCGTGGTTACATCCACAATCCTAACTGCTTTGGTACAGCCACAGGTGCAGACTTAGTTTTAGCAGATGGGACTAAACTCATCGGTAGCGCCCAACTGCGGCGCGGTGATGTCATATTGCAACATGGTTCTATGCGTCTCCAACCAGATACAGAATTATTTGTTCAAGTATTTGGGGCAGAAGCTTTTACACCTGTGCAGTTAAACTTGAGTGTAGATAAGATAATTACAGCTTTGACGGCTGCTGCTAGTGATTGTTTTGATATGCAGTTGGAAGTAAAACCATTGTGTTTATCTGAATGGAATGATATTTTATGGCAGGGAACAGGGAACGGGGAAATAACTCAGCACTCATAACTCAGCACTCAGCACTGATTAACATTTTTGATATCTCATTCCTGGGAGTTGAGATACTATACCCATCAGTTCCAACTGTAATAAGGCGCTGGAAACTGAACCTGCATTCATACCTGTTTGCTGGATAATCAAATCGAAGGGTAAGGCATCAGTGGCGATCGCATCCAGCACTTGTTGCAGTTCTGGTGGTAAGATGGGCAAACTCAACTGTTCTGGTGTGGGTGATTTATCGACTACATCTAGTTGTGGTATTGCTCCCAACATTTTTAATAGTTCGTCTATTTCCTTGATAATTAAAGAAGCACCTTGACTGATTAATTTCAAACAGCCTTGGGATGGGTGATCATCTAATCTTCCTGGAAGTGCGTAAACATCTCTACCAAAATCATTGGCGTAGGTAGCCGTAATTAATGCACCAGACTTGATAGGCGCTTCCATTACCAAGACAGCACGACTCAACCCCGCAATTATTCTATTACGTCGGGGAAAATGTGTGCGATCAGGTGGGGTTTTGGCAGGATATTCACTGACAACAATTCCAGATGTAAGAATCTGCTGGTACAAATCTCGATTCTTAGGGGGATAGACTACATCTACACCCGTACCTAAAACTGCAATTGTCCGTCCGCCGGCTTTCATTGCTGCACTGTGGCTAACTGTATCAATTCCCTCAGCCATACCTGAAACTACGGTGAAGCCATTTTTGGCTAAAGCTGTGCTAATTTGGCGAGTCCAACGGATACCATATTCTGATGGCTGGCGTGTACCAACAATGCCAACTAGCGGTTTATTCCCAAGATTTTCTTGTAAATCGACCTCACCCCGATAGTACAGCATTGGTGGTGGGCTGGGAGTTTCTAGCAACAAACGGGGATAGTCTGTATCTGCAGGTGTCCAGAAATGGGAGTTTTTTTGTTCGTGTTGGATGAGTAATTGTTCTGGGTTGAGTTGCGATCGCTGTTTTACCACCTTTTCTAATGTCTGTAAACCAAAGCCCTCAACTTCCCCCAACTGAGACTTAGTAGCATTCCAAGCTGCTGATAATGTGCCGAAATGCTGCTGTAGTCGTCGCAATAAAACAGGCCCAACTCCAGAAAGTTGCGCCCACGCTAACCAATACGCTCGTTCTTCTCCCACTGTCTCATCCTCACACCCACTGGGTTGAGTATGCCCAAATTCGTAATTCGTAATTCGTAATTCGTAATTCGTAATTCGTAATTCGTAATTCGTAATTGAATTTAATTGGGAATTTTGCTGTCTGTGCGTTTTTGTTTGAGATAGGCGAATACTGATTTATCGCCGATGTCGGGGGGAATGGCTTGTATGGCTTTACGGACGGCAAATACTATGAATAATATTGCCCAAGTTGCTAATAAGACTTGCTCCCACTGGGTGGGTAAGATACCTACTAAATGTCCTAGTAGTAATATAGGAACAATTAAGGTTAAGGCTTTGGTTTCTAAACGATTAAAGCAAAATGCCTCTTTAAAATAAATGCCTGTCAAAGCCGCGAAGGTAAAACCTATTCCTAATATAGTCAAGGGTTGAGTATAGACAGTCACAGCAAAGGGTTGGCTGTCAGAATGCCCTACGTAAAAGGCAGCAATGCTACCAATTAACCAAAAAGCTTGTAATAGTCTGTGTAACGGTGCAAGGTAAATGTGAATCGTTAATAAACTCACACCCAGAGCGAGGCTGAAGCAAGTGTATAAAGGGGTCAGTGCTTGAATGGCTAGAGGATTATTGGTGAGTAATACGATAGCAGTGCCGATCGCAAAACTTAAAGCGGCTACCATTAAACCAGAACGGTAGATAATCACACCATTGCGATCGCTCTGATCAATAGTAAATCCCCCAAACTGACCTTGATAAACTTCTGATGTAGTCATTAGTCATTAGTCCATAGTCATTGGTCATTAGTCAACAGTCAACAGTCAACAGTCAACTGTTATCTAGTCTAATAACTAATGACTTCTAGAGGGTCTTGCAAATTTATCTGTAGCTGTGTGTGTGCATTACCGCTATTGATGGCAATTTCTACCCAGCCATGACTTCCAACTAAAGCAAGCGCCTCTCCCGCCTGTACTTCACTGTAAATATCACACCCTGGAATCGTCAAACCGCTAACTTGTACAACCCATTTTCTACCTTGGGTGTAATCACCGGGAATATTACTGACTAAATTCCCAAAGTAATCTATATATTGAATGCAGCCTGACCAACCTGTTTTTGTTTGGGTACAGTGTTCCAGGTTCATTTGTACCAAAGTGGCTGGGTCAATTTCCACTCCTAGTCGTTGCAGCGATACACCACTAGCAAGATGAGCGCCAACGGGGGCGAAAATATCTCTCCCATGAAAAGTTTTACTAGGTTCAGGGGTGCGCCAATATTGGGAATTAGTGAGTTCAACGGCTGCAATAGCCGGATTTTGAGCTAATACGCCGCTAAATATGCCATTATCTGGCCCTACTAGAAATCCACCTGCAAATTGTACGGCGATCGCTCGTCTTTTCCCACCCACCCCCGGATCTACCACCGCTATATGTACAGTTCCCTCTGGGAAGTAGGGGTAAGCATTCATTAAACAAAACCTAGCAGCCGCAATATTCTGTGGTGGTATCTGATGGGTTAAGTCAACTACCTCCATGTTGGGGTTGATTTGGGCTATTACTCCCTTCATTACAGCTACATAAACATCGCGATCGCCAAAATCGCTCAATAAAGTTACCAAGGTCTGTCTTATGTAATTTTCTGACATAACTTGCCAAAATATGTATAGGAAACTAAAATTTTCTGTAGCATAAACTACTAAATTTATGCTATGTTATGAATAACAGACATAATGCAGAAGAATTAAGAGGTCAATCCTATGAGCCAAGGTAGACTCAAGGCTAATAGTTCAGCTCAAGAAGTACACAGACAAAATATTCAAAGAAATATAGAGCATCGTTTGGAAGTAGCTAGAGCTAAAGGCGATGAAAGACTAATTAGGCAACTAGAAGCTGAGTTAAGGCAGTTCGCTTAAAGTTCAGGTTCATCGTTCATAGTGTTGTTGTGTTTATCCCGCCAAGGCGGGTTTTTTGTTGGTTAGCCATTTATCATCTCATGTCCGGATAATCACTGACGGTAAAAGCAGACAGAGCAAAGATGAGTCATGTCGAAACGAATTAGTGTAGCCAAACATTTAAGTATAGAAGAGCTAGAAAAATGTTACCGTCAACTGGTTTTCACTGGTAGCTTCAGACTGGAGTTTAATCGTCAGTAATTATCCGGAGTTTATATTACTTAGGCAGTTAATTTTTAGTCCCCTTGCGGGGTAATAGTTTGTGGAAACATCAGCACAAACACACGGATGTTTACAAAGCCTCAAGTTTCAGTCCCCTTGCGGGGTAATGATTTGTAGAAACATAAATGCCCTGGATTTAGTAAAAGCTAAGGTAGAAGTGTTTCAGTCCCCTTGCGGGGTAATGATTTGTAGAAACTCAAATATTTAGTTTTTACACCTTTACTAGCTGCTGGTTTCAGTCCCCTTGCGGGGTAATGATTTGTAGAAACGTTTCTAATTGCAATTGACCGCTTTGAATTTCCTGGTTTCAGTCCCCTTGCGGGGTAATGATTTGTGGAAACTAAAGTCTCTCTTTTAAACTCATAGATATTGTTGTTGTTTCAGTCCCCTTGCGGGGTAATGATTTGTGGAAACAAAGGTCTGCTTGACGTTCATCATTAGACTTAGAAGTTTCAGTCCCCTTGCGGGGTAATGATTTGTGGAAACAAAAGAGGTAAAACAATGACCGCAAAGCAAGGTGAGTTTCAGTCCCCTTGCGGGGTAATTATTTGTGGAAACTTGAGGACGGTGTACCAATTACTTTTAGTACGTGTTTCAGTCCCCTTGCGGGGTAATGATTTGTGGAAACTCAACGACAGAATCAGGGTTTGAGCGCTGCTCATGGAGTTTCAGTCCCCTTGCGGGGTAATGATTTGTGGAAACAAGCAACCAATCATCTTTACTTCTGTAGGAGCAAGTTTCAGTCCCCTTGCGGGGTAATGATTTGTGGAAACGTTCGGGAGGAACTTCCCAAATCTCAGAGTTGTAGTTTCAGTCCCCTTGCGGGGTAATGATTTGTGGAAACGTTTAGAGTTTAACGGTATCGATAAACTCATCCCGTTTCAGTCCCCTTGCGGGGTAATGATTTGTGGAAACTTGTCCTTTCCGTTTTTATAAATGTTACGAGAGTGGTTTCAGTCCCCTTGCGGGGTAATGATTTGTGGAAACTGCTCAGTGCTGAAACTTAACGAGAGCAAGCTTTCTGGGAAGTGATTTGGCGAACCTCAAAAATAGGTCGATTTCAGCCGCTATTATTGCAACTTATTCTCAACTTTCCCAATAGTTGAAACGCTATAATTATTATATTGTCAAGGTTCTGGCGATTTTGACGAATTTACTAGGTTTTTGACCTCGCTTCGGCTTGTCAATCATCAAGCTGATGACTCAATCATAGGATGAGTATTTTATATTGTCGAGTGATTTGAAGAGTTTAATTTGTTACACCATTTCACGAAATACCTGATACAAATAATTAGTCTTTAAATTCTTTCCCCCTACCCCTGCTGTCTATGTGTATCAATTTTAAAGTGAAACGGTATTACACATTATTCTCTCTATCAAACCTAGTAGCTTCTTTTCTACACTGGTCAAATAAGATCGCCTGAACTCCCCCAAATGCTTCAGCACAGCATGTGCAGTTTCGTCTAAATCCTACTGATTGCATAACCTACACTGATGCGATCGCTTATGAAGTCTTGTTTGATAGTAATCTATTAATTTATTTAGCTACTCCATTTAGCAAAGAGTAAAGGACTGGCGAAAGTCTTCTCCGAATTGAAACTATTGATTCATCAGGAAACTCAAATGTGATGAGTGAAATGTTTTTTTCTTTAGCCCAGGTTCCAAATGAGCCTGGTGTTGGGTAGCCGATATCATTTACTAAAGGTAGATCAGTTTGGTTTGATAGCCAATGCCCTAACTCGGTTTCTCTAGGATCATCTATACAAGCTAGTCTTGCATGAAGTGAAATGATGACTTTTGGAGATAAAGTGCTGACAAGATTTATTAAGGCTTGTGTTTCTGGCTCTGAAGCGGGTTTCACTCCTGGACTTAATTCTACAGTTTTCGGCTCTTTGCTTAACCAAGAGTGCAATATAGGATGGGAACTCCAGTCTGTTGTGGGAAAGTTGCGGTTGAGGTCAACTCCCCGCGCATTGGCGCGAGTTCCGCGTGATAAACCATCAGGATTTGCCGCTAATACGACAGCACAATTTAGATGTTCTGGTGCAACTGTACGAAGTACTGTTGAAAGGACAGTTGTAGTTTCTGGTTCATCACCGTGATGTCCAGCCATTATCAAATACGAAATTTGCTTACTTAAAGGTAGAAAAACTTCTAAGGGATACCCCAACACTGATTTACCATAACATTGATAATTATGAATAATTTGCCCACGCTTTTGTAGTGGTACTTCATCATAGCTACTCTCGCTTAACATTATTCTTCCTTTAGCTTATTAGTCCAACAGCGCTGATTATACTGAAGCTATAGTTAACCACTTATGTGTATTGCAGCACTCTCATTCTCTGATAAGCATCATCCTCTTTGATAACATATTAAAGCTAAAGCCCATTTTCAGCCAAAAATCCTGCACAAGCGCACCTATACGCTACCATTGCCTGACCTTAATAAATATTCCCAAATACGCCGAATTTCCTCCCTAAAAGCTTCCCTGTCGCTCTCAATAATTTCTATAGCGTTTGTTACTACATCGGTCAAGCTGGCAACATCTTCGGTTAACTGGGCGATCGCCTGAGTATTGGTGGCTTGTTGTATAGCGTTTTGGCGAGTTTGTTCTTCAAGCTGGGCAAGCACTTCATTATGGCGGCTCAGTGTCTCTGATGTATTAGTAGCTATCTGTGCGACTTGTGCTATCAGTGGTGTTAGCTGATTCAACATTTGGGCATGAGTTGTGAGCATAGCTTCAAGCCGCTCTAGTTTGTTAGAGCCGTTTTGTGTCATAAAGTGTTGCCATCGTTGTGATCTATTTTCCAGCGTAAAACATTTTTAGATTGCTGTCTGCAACAAGCCCTCCGGGTTGGTACAGTTTTAACTCAACAGGAACAGCCTTGACATTGGCAGAACTGCTTCAGTGCAAAAGGTCTATGCTTGATGAGATAACGAGAACAGTCAGTAACTATTGGGAGTCTCCCACGAAAATACATTTACTCATTTAATTAAAATTTTTAAGGATATAAGACTGGCGAAAAGCTGTGACCTTTATATTTATAAGGCTTTTAGCCTCTTACACAGATTGACTTTAATTACTTAAGACTGAGCAATAATTCTTTAATGTACACCTATGTTAGAGATGATTTGCAGTTTGAGTTTATGTTGCCACAACGTTTTTTTGCTTTCAACCATTCTTGACAAGCTTCGGTTACTAATTGTTGTTCTTGCTGGGTCAAATTTTCTAAGCCATCAGATACCATCAGTTGAGCGGCCTTTGCTGCTTTGTCATATTTCACGCCATATTTTACTAGCTGTGTATGAAACAATTTTTCTTTCTCTTCGTTGGAAATGAAATAGTTGCTCTGCATGGAAGTAATGCCTTTTAATTTCGAGTGATATTTCGTAAAAACACACTTGTTATTGTGAATATCGCCAAAATATCTAACTTCTTTCTTTAGATATAGCTAAATTATTTTTTAGATTTATTTAATAATTTCCCTGATTAAATTTAAGTTTCAGCAGACTCTGCATTTGCACATATAAATCTAGCTGGAGCGACAATTCTCATAACCGCCCACTCAAAGGCTCATGAGATGCGATCGCCCGATTTATTCATCCAGTCTGACATCAGCACACCTGATGGAGTGGAAAAGTTGTTAAGGAAGTGTTCACCACTCTCGGCGGGACATCCTGATCAATACTTTTGGTGGTTCTTCTGCACCAAGTGGTGGCGCACTTGCCCTGACTAATGAGGATTGGCAGCAGCAGACATTTTTGTAAAACTGGTATATTATTTTAAGAATAAAACATCAGTATAAAAATATTTTTTAGCAATAATTGTAATTATTGAACATATTTAAAGATTATGCCATCAACCATTAACCTCATTTATAAAGCTACACTTGGTCAGGTAACGGGCTTAGAGAGAGATGCGTTAATAATTCAAGAAATACTCAAGCCTTATCGTTTTAAATTTAATCATTATAGGATTACCGAGAGAAGATTGTTTAAAAAATATAATATTCCTCAAAGTTTAGCCTCCAAAATTAACGCTTATTGTAAAACTAGGCTGAAAAAATTTGATATTAATATTTTTCTTGAAAAGATATATCCAGAATTATGTGATCTAGCAGACGTTAATATTTTAATTCCTAATCAAGAACGATTTGGCAAAGTGTGGCTTCCTTTATTAGATAATATAGATGTCATATTGTGTAAAACAAAATATGCCGAAGATATTTTTAAGAAATGCTTTACGCGGGTAGAATATATTGGTTTTAGCTCACTTGATCGCCTGAGCAGAACAAATAAACTTGATTACACTCATTTTATTCATGTTGGCGGTAAGAGTAGCTACCGTAGAGGAACACATCAAATATTAGATTTATGGAAAAAATATCCACACTTACCTCAATTAAGTGTTATTGCTCGTAATATTAGCTCTCAAGAATATGTAAACTATCCAAATATCAAAATTCTTGATAACTATGTACCTGATGGGTTTTTAAGAAAACTTCAAAACCAAGCAGGTATCCACTTGTGTTTGTCAGAAGCTGAAGGTTTCGGACACTTTATCATGGAAGGATTAAGTTGCGGAGCCTGCATTATTACAACTAATGGGCAGCCAATGAATGAATTAGTACAACCTGATAGAGGATATTTAGTAAATTGTGCGAGTATTGAAATGGATGAGAATGATTTTGAACGAAAATTTCATTTCGATCCAGTGAATTTAGAAGAAACAATTTTACGGATTATTGAAGAACCTGAAGCTGAAAAAATTGAAAAATCATTGAAAGCTCGTCAGTACTTTGAAGAAAGCAATCTTTTTTTTCGAGAGAGTTTGCCGAAAGCCATCAAAAATCTTTTATAATTAACATTGAAGGAAAATTTCGGTGACAGTTAACTGTGAACTGTTAACCGCCAACACGAACAGATGTAAGCTATTAAGAGAAGGTAGCAATAATAACAGCAAAGAAGCGATCGCGTTCTTCTAGTGTTTCCTTACTCAAAGGCGTTAATACATAACAAGTTTTAATAGATGGCTTTCAATGTCACTAAACCTATTAAAACAAAAAGACCCAGCGTTCTCCGAAAATAGTTAACGCCTTGAAACAATTCCATCCATGCCCAAGTAAATAAGGAGCCTGTTGCTAGTACATCTAATACTGTATTAATTATGCCAGTGGTAAATATTAGACTTAGTGAACTAGTGACTATCCAAACAATAAGCGGTAGGTTGGGTACTTGAGCTATCACAATTTTACCTTCTCTGTCACGAAAAGTTTTATCAAAAATTGTACTTTCCATCATCTTTAACTCTAATTCTTTAATATATTCAAACATTCAGATAAATTCTTTTCCCACCACCCAATTGCTGAGATTGGAGTGAAAAAGATATTTATATAGGACTATATTGGGAGACGTAAATATACGAAATTAACCAAGAGACAGTAAATTACGTCTAGTATAGATGTTTGCAATATTATTCACGGTTATTTCAGGCATTGCACAGCCTATACGGATATGTTTTTTTACAAAAAACTGAATTTTCAAACATCCACTTGAGGACTGAATATTTAGAAGATTACTAAGAGTTTTCTATATTCTCGGCCTTTGACAACTTTTACCGTGATTTAATCTATCGGTTGCGTAAGCCCTATTATTGTAGCCATTAAACACATACCACTAATTGAGTATGGGTACAAGGAAATTTAAGACAGTTAA harbors:
- a CDS encoding ATP adenylyltransferase family protein, whose amino-acid sequence is MTEGKIILKPEILWHRVKQQTEYALNCGALLSIPTEFEFVEQNGVYFLVRILSNLARKNAAKKKQNKQAAAGKDFNPFLPYEQDLFVADISDTHVCILNKFNVVDYHLLIITRHFEEQESLLTLEDFAAMWACLAGMDGLAFYNSGKIAGASQRHKHLQLVPLPFTASQSQIPIAPLLSSANHDAIATIPGLPFIHAFANLQPYWVDSPLTGAKTTLEIYHNLLRAVGLKADGDILFGAYNLLATKEWMLIVPRSQEHFQSISVNSLGFAGALLVKNELEMQLLKQHGPMNILKEVGISQ
- a CDS encoding endonuclease dU, with the protein product MELEHLLRNRRKIRAIGFDDAPFVRHTAQPVGVAGVICAGTRFEGMVWGEIDADGWNATDALCQLLIGGKFLSQIHVVLLDGISLGGFNIVDLPLLAERLERPCIAVMRKQPRLTAIIHAMQRLPYPDKRLEVLHRAGTVYEHPPFYFQVCGADAGVTAQVLEQLTDCGHVPEALRLAHLIASAVVKGESGRQA
- a CDS encoding YbjN domain-containing protein; protein product: MATYQETITNDERIEELISEKTSINHVEIIENVIDSLEQDDSAMVSHTPEGGYLWKFKYGTVEVFVQLTGKTDEDTITVWSTVLQLPAKDEPKLLRHLLELNCSGTFEARFGIIDNQVVVISIRTLAEISPGEVSRLITIVATVADNNDEALQSEFGAA
- a CDS encoding lipoate--protein ligase family protein, translated to MGSKQWRLIPLLDASGSVQMAIDRWLLEQHQSGKHPPTLRFYTWSPPAISLGYHQRQYPQHWNNLTWRGQKLDLVRRPTGGRAVLHQGDLTYAVVTSGLPSNRVAAYQKICEFLIQGWKAIAIELTYGTAGRGYIHNPNCFGTATGADLVLADGTKLIGSAQLRRGDVILQHGSMRLQPDTELFVQVFGAEAFTPVQLNLSVDKIITALTAAASDCFDMQLEVKPLCLSEWNDILWQGTGNGEITQHS
- the dprA gene encoding DNA-processing protein DprA is translated as MGEERAYWLAWAQLSGVGPVLLRRLQQHFGTLSAAWNATKSQLGEVEGFGLQTLEKVVKQRSQLNPEQLLIQHEQKNSHFWTPADTDYPRLLLETPSPPPMLYYRGEVDLQENLGNKPLVGIVGTRQPSEYGIRWTRQISTALAKNGFTVVSGMAEGIDTVSHSAAMKAGGRTIAVLGTGVDVVYPPKNRDLYQQILTSGIVVSEYPAKTPPDRTHFPRRNRIIAGLSRAVLVMEAPIKSGALITATYANDFGRDVYALPGRLDDHPSQGCLKLISQGASLIIKEIDELLKMLGAIPQLDVVDKSPTPEQLSLPILPPELQQVLDAIATDALPFDLIIQQTGMNAGSVSSALLQLELMGIVSQLPGMRYQKC
- a CDS encoding DUF2301 domain-containing membrane protein, which produces MTTSEVYQGQFGGFTIDQSDRNGVIIYRSGLMVAALSFAIGTAIVLLTNNPLAIQALTPLYTCFSLALGVSLLTIHIYLAPLHRLLQAFWLIGSIAAFYVGHSDSQPFAVTVYTQPLTILGIGFTFAALTGIYFKEAFCFNRLETKALTLIVPILLLGHLVGILPTQWEQVLLATWAILFIVFAVRKAIQAIPPDIGDKSVFAYLKQKRTDSKIPN
- a CDS encoding SAM hydrolase/SAM-dependent halogenase family protein — encoded protein: MSENYIRQTLVTLLSDFGDRDVYVAVMKGVIAQINPNMEVVDLTHQIPPQNIAAARFCLMNAYPYFPEGTVHIAVVDPGVGGKRRAIAVQFAGGFLVGPDNGIFSGVLAQNPAIAAVELTNSQYWRTPEPSKTFHGRDIFAPVGAHLASGVSLQRLGVEIDPATLVQMNLEHCTQTKTGWSGCIQYIDYFGNLVSNIPGDYTQGRKWVVQVSGLTIPGCDIYSEVQAGEALALVGSHGWVEIAINSGNAHTQLQINLQDPLEVISY
- the pirA gene encoding arginine synthesis PII-interacting regulator PirA produces the protein MSQGRLKANSSAQEVHRQNIQRNIEHRLEVARAKGDERLIRQLEAELRQFA
- the mpaA gene encoding murein tripeptide amidase MpaA; amino-acid sequence: MLSESSYDEVPLQKRGQIIHNYQCYGKSVLGYPLEVFLPLSKQISYLIMAGHHGDEPETTTVLSTVLRTVAPEHLNCAVVLAANPDGLSRGTRANARGVDLNRNFPTTDWSSHPILHSWLSKEPKTVELSPGVKPASEPETQALINLVSTLSPKVIISLHARLACIDDPRETELGHWLSNQTDLPLVNDIGYPTPGSFGTWAKEKNISLITFEFPDESIVSIRRRLSPVLYSLLNGVAK
- a CDS encoding glycosyltransferase; protein product: MPSTINLIYKATLGQVTGLERDALIIQEILKPYRFKFNHYRITERRLFKKYNIPQSLASKINAYCKTRLKKFDINIFLEKIYPELCDLADVNILIPNQERFGKVWLPLLDNIDVILCKTKYAEDIFKKCFTRVEYIGFSSLDRLSRTNKLDYTHFIHVGGKSSYRRGTHQILDLWKKYPHLPQLSVIARNISSQEYVNYPNIKILDNYVPDGFLRKLQNQAGIHLCLSEAEGFGHFIMEGLSCGACIITTNGQPMNELVQPDRGYLVNCASIEMDENDFERKFHFDPVNLEETILRIIEEPEAEKIEKSLKARQYFEESNLFFRESLPKAIKNLL